In the Cellvibrio sp. KY-GH-1 genome, ATATTGATTGGTGAGTGTCATCGGTATCACTACTAGTGCGAATGGCCGGGAACTGCCGCGCCGCGACACCCCACCAGAAAATCAAAATCGCAGCCTTCATCCGCTTGCATCACATGCTCTATATAAAGTTGCAAATAGCCGCCGGTTTTTTTGTAAATTTTTTGTGCGCGCAATTGATCAAGGCGCGCTTGCAGCTCTGCATCGCTGACTTCCAACTGCAATGCACCTGCATCGCTGTCCAATGAAATCCAGTCGCCGTCTTGCACGGCGGCGAGCGGGCCTAATTCCATGGCTTCCGGGGCAACGTGAAGAACGACGGTACCGAAGGCGGTGCCGCTCATGCGCGCATCGGAAATGCGCAGCATATCGGTTACGCCTTGTTTTAATAGTTTCGGTGGTAACCCCATGTTGCCCACTTCGGGCATGCCCGGGTAACCCTTGGGGCCACAATTCTTGAGCACTAAAACGCTATTTGCATCAACGTCGAGTGCATCGTCCATAATGCGTTCTTTGTAGTGGTCAAAATTTTCAAACACCAGCGCGCGGCCGCGATGCTGCATCAAGTGCGGCGAAGCGGCGCTGGGTTTTAGTACCGCGCCACGCGGAGCGAGGTTGCCGCGCAAAATACAAATGCCGCCGTTGGCGCAGAGGGGATTTTCCAGTGGGCGAATTACATCATCGTTATAGCAGGGTGCTTGTGAATTGTTTTCCCACAGGGTTTTTCCATTCGCAGTCAAACAATTTTTATTTAATAAATTGGCATCGCCCAGTCGTTTTATAACTGCAGGTAAACCGCCAGCGTAGTAGAAATCTTCCATCAGGTATTGGCCAGAGGGCTGCAGATTCACCAACGTGGGAATTTGTTGGCCATAGGTCTGCCAATCATCCAGCGTTAACGGGATTTCCAGGCGCGCGGCCATGGCCTTGAGATGAATAACGGCGTTGGTGGAGCCACCGATGGCAGCGGTAGTGCGAATCGCATTAATTAAACTGTCGTGTGTGAGCAATTGCGAGATGCGCAAATCTTCTTTCACCATATCCACAATACGCATACCGGAAATATAAGCGAGAGTTTTGCGGCGCGCGTCTACCGCCGGAATCGCTGCATTTTGCGGCAGCGATAAACCGAGCGATTCCACCACACAGGCCATAGTGGAGGCGGTGCCCATGGTATTGCAGGTGCCGGTAGAGCGGGACATATCCGCCTCGGCATCCATAAATTCCTGCAGGCTAATCTTGCCGGCTTTGTAATCCTCACTCATGCGCCACACCAGCGTCCCCGAGCCCACATCTTTGCCCTTGTGTTTGCCATTGAGCATTGGGCCGCCGGTGACAACGATGGTGGGGATATCGCAGCTGGCGGCACCCATTACCAGGGCGGGGGTGGTTTTATCGCAGCCCACCAGCAGTACTACGCCATCAATAGGATTGCCGCGAATGGATTCTTCCACGTCCATGGCCGCCAGATTGCGCGTGAGCATGGCGGTAGGGCGCAGATTGGATTCGCCATTGGAAAACACCGGAAACTCTACCGGAACGCCGCCAGCTTCCAGAATGCCGCGACGTACGCTCTCCGCGAGTTCACGAAAATGACTGTTACAGGGAGTCAGCTCTGACCAGGTATTACAGATACCGATAATAGGTTTGCCCTGGAAGTGATGCTCAGGAATACCCTGATTCTTCATCCAGCTGCGATACATAAAGCCGTTTTTATCCTGGCTGCCAAACCATTGGCTGCTGCGCAGGGGCTTGTTGGTCGAGTTTTTTGTCTTATTATCCTGGCTCATGACTGGCTACATCTAAATTGGCCATTGTTATTAAAGTGATTGTTATTAAAGTCATACAATATAGGTATGATGATCTCTCGGGCAATCAATAAGCGCCTGCTTTTACGTATATTTGCGTGATTAACTTGCCGTTGGGAAAACTTTTTATCGTCTGTACTTGATTTAATTGTATTATAATATCAATATAAATCAACCCCCTCGACGAGTTGGTATCTGCGTCATCGTTGCGCGCCAAGTGACCCGCCAGATGCCGGATCAGTCGAGAGCAACAATAAGAGAGCCACGAGGTACAGATGCAGTCATTAATCAAGCCCCTGATACTTGCCCTGGGTGCTGCCTGTGCGGCGGCTCAAGCGGCCAACCCGATTTTTACCGATGTGTTTACTGCTGACCCGGCGGCGTTAGTCCATAAGGGTAAGGTCTACCTCTATGCGGGGCATGACGAGGCCAAAGACAACACCAAATTCTTTGAAATGCACGACTGGCTGGTCTGGTCATCCGCTGACATGGTCAACTGGCAGGCCCATGGCCCGCTGCTGAAAGCGAAGGATTTCAAATGGGCCCAGCGCGATGCCTGGGCCAGTCAGGTCATTGAGAAAAACGGCAAGTTCTACTGGTATGTCACCGCCCGTCACGACGAAACCAAACCTGGCTACGCCATAGGTGTGGCAGTGGGCGACAGTCCGCTCGGTCCGTTTAAGGATGCGCGCGGCACGGCTTTGATCACCAACGATATGACCACTGATACCAAGCAGGATTGGGATGATATTGACCCTTCGGTCATTACTGACGATGACGGTCAAAGCTATCTGTTCTGGGGGAATACCAAGCCGCGTTACGCCAAGCTTAACGCGAACATGATTGAGCTGGATGGCCCTATACACGCCATCACCGGCTTACCGGAATTTACCGAGGCGATGTGGGTGCACAAACATCAGGGCAACTACTATTTGTCCTTCGCTATGGGTTTTCCGGAAAAGATCGGTTACGCCATGAGCAAGAGCATCACCGGCCCTTGGGAATACCAGGGAATCCTGAATGAGGTGGCGGGCAATAGTGCGACTAACCATCAGGCGATTATTGAATTTAATAACAAGCATTACTTTATTTACCACACCGGCGCCGGGCGCCCGGACGGTGGTCAGTTCCGCCGCTCGGTGAGCATCGACGAGCTGTTCTATAGCCCGGATGGCACCATCAAACGCATCGTCATGACCAGCGAAGGCGTCTCTGCCAATAGGGCTGGAGCGGAGAAGCAGTGAGTGGGCGGGGCGTGAGTGCCAGCCCTGTAAATTAACGAAAATCTATCCCCCGTTGAGGCCAAAACCAATTGACAGGGGATAGGCTTGTTGAGAATATATTGTCATACAATATTAATATCCTCTGGTGAGGCAATATTAATAAAATAATAGTTAACCGTTTCTGTCGAGACAGTGAAAAAAGGTGAGTTTGATGACCTCTTATGCCTTGGGGCTGGATTATGGTTCTGATTCCGTCAGAGCCCTGTTAGTAGATGCCCTTACCGGCCAGGAAGTGGCAAGCAACGTGGTTTACTACCCGCGCTGGAAGAAAGGCCTGTACTGCGTGCCTGCGAAAGATCAGTTCCGTCAGCACCCGCTGGATTATCTGGAAAGTCTGGAACAGGTAGTGCAGGGCTTGTGGAAGCTGGCACCGGCGGGTGCCGCTCAGGCAGTGGTAGGTATCAGTTTTGACACCACCGGCTCTACCCCCATTGCGGTAGACGCAGACGGCGTGGCTCTGGCGCTCAAGCCGGAGTTTGCCGAAAACCCCAATGCCATGTTTGTGCTCTGGAAAGACCATACCGCCATCAAAGAAGCGCAAGAAATTACCGCTGCTGCCAACAAGGCATCAGAGAACTACCTCAAGTACGAAGGCGGAATCTATTCGTCTGAGTGGTTCTGGGCCAAAACTCTGCACGTATTGCGTGAAGATGCGGCCGTCGCTAAAGCCGCCTACCTCTGGGTAGAGCATTGCGATTGGATGTCGGCAGTACTGACCGATACCACTCATCCAAGCAAATTGCGTATGGGGCGCTGCGCTACCGGCCACAAACTCATGTGGCACGAGAGCTGGGGCGGTTATCCACCCAATGAATTTTTCGCAGGCATAGATCCATTGCTAAACGGCCTGCGCGATCGTTTGCCAGCAGAGACTTTTACTTCCGATCAGGTATGCGGCGCACTGACGGCCAAGTGGGCCGATAAGCTCGGTCTGCCAATCAATACACCAGTCGGTTTCAGCGCCTTCGACTGCCATATGGGCGCCGTAGCCGCACAAGTAAAACCCGGTGTACTCACCAAAATTATGGGCACTTCTACTTGCGACATTACTGTCGCCAGTTATGCCGATATTGGCGAGAAATGCATTGCCGGTATTTGCGGTCAGGTAGATGGTTCGGTATTGCCTGGATTTGTCGGCTTGGAAGCAGGCCAATCTGCCTTTGGCGATTTGTACGCATGGTTTAAAAATTTGGTGAATTGGCCGGTGGCTAATTTGCTCGCGTCATCGGAATTGTTGGATGAGGCCACCAAACAAAAGTTGGCTCAAGAAATTGAAGACAACACCATAGTTGCATTGAGCAAGGCCGCCAGCGCGTTGCCCTTGGCCGATGCAAATATTACTGCACTCGATTGGGTAAATGGTCGCCGCACTCCTGATGCCGACCAAACCGTTGCTATGGCAATTGCCGGATTGAAAATGGGCAGCGATGCTCCGCAAATATTCCGCGCTTTGGTTGAAGCCACTGCATTCGGTGCGCGCGCGATTATCGAGCGTTTTAAAAGCGAAGGCGTTGCGGTCTCTTCAGTTGTGGCGATTGGCGGTATCTCAAAAAAATCTGATTTCGTCATGCAAACCTGTGCTGATGCCTGGAATTGCCCAATCGAAGTGTTGGAAAGCGAACAGAGTTGTGCTTTGGGTGCGGCGATTTTTGCGGCGGTATGCGGTGGTGTATATCCCAATGTTGCGGCGGCGCAAAAAGTCATGGCTTCACGCACTTGCAAAACCTACACGCCCAACGCGCAAGCGGCAGCAATTTACGACAAACGCTATCAGCAGTATCAAGCACTCGGTAAGTTTGTCGACGGAGGTGCTCGCGCATGAGCTACACCGAATTAAAACGCGAAGTTTTCGAAGCCAATATGGAATTAAACCGCCGCAATCTGGTGGTTTATACCTGGGGCAATGTGTCGCAAATTGATCGCGCCAAAGGCGTGATTGCGATCAAGCCGAGCGGCGTTGCCTATGAAGTCATGACACCGGACGATATTGTGATTGTGGATTTGGAAAACCAAATTGTAGAGGGGAAGATGCGTCCTTCTTCCGATACCAAAACCCACACCCATTTGTATCGTCATTTTGAAACTATAGGTGGTGTGACTCACACTCACTCGACTTATGCCACTGCCTGGGCGCAAACCCAGCAGGCGATTCCCTGTTACGGCACCACTCACGCAGATTATGCGTATGGCGAAATTCCCTGCACTGCGGTGATGACCGACGAACAAATCGAGCGCGATTACGAAGAGGAAACCGGTGTGCAAATCACCGATTGCTTTAAGGATCGCAGCCCGAAAGAAGTACCTATGGTGATTGTTGCCGGTCACGCGCCTTTTACCTGGGGTAAAAACGGTGCTGATGCGGTTTACCACGCTGTGATTCTGGAAGAAATTGCGCGCATGGCTTATCTGACAAAAACCCTGCAGCCGAATACGGCCGCGTTAAAGCAGGGGATTGTGGATAAGCACTATTTGCGCAAGCACGGAAAAAATGCCTATTACGGGCAGAAGTAATTTATTTGATTGTGTAATTCGCAAGGATTGTTTGGTTTATTTTGCGACACGCCGTAAATACATCCATGTAGGCTCGTTGTCGACATCCGTGTCGCCAAACGGTCGCAAAATAAACCAAGTA is a window encoding:
- a CDS encoding IlvD/Edd family dehydratase, with product MSQDNKTKNSTNKPLRSSQWFGSQDKNGFMYRSWMKNQGIPEHHFQGKPIIGICNTWSELTPCNSHFRELAESVRRGILEAGGVPVEFPVFSNGESNLRPTAMLTRNLAAMDVEESIRGNPIDGVVLLVGCDKTTPALVMGAASCDIPTIVVTGGPMLNGKHKGKDVGSGTLVWRMSEDYKAGKISLQEFMDAEADMSRSTGTCNTMGTASTMACVVESLGLSLPQNAAIPAVDARRKTLAYISGMRIVDMVKEDLRISQLLTHDSLINAIRTTAAIGGSTNAVIHLKAMAARLEIPLTLDDWQTYGQQIPTLVNLQPSGQYLMEDFYYAGGLPAVIKRLGDANLLNKNCLTANGKTLWENNSQAPCYNDDVIRPLENPLCANGGICILRGNLAPRGAVLKPSAASPHLMQHRGRALVFENFDHYKERIMDDALDVDANSVLVLKNCGPKGYPGMPEVGNMGLPPKLLKQGVTDMLRISDARMSGTAFGTVVLHVAPEAMELGPLAAVQDGDWISLDSDAGALQLEVSDAELQARLDQLRAQKIYKKTGGYLQLYIEHVMQADEGCDFDFLVGCRGAAVPGHSH
- a CDS encoding glycoside hydrolase family 43 protein, producing the protein MQSLIKPLILALGAACAAAQAANPIFTDVFTADPAALVHKGKVYLYAGHDEAKDNTKFFEMHDWLVWSSADMVNWQAHGPLLKAKDFKWAQRDAWASQVIEKNGKFYWYVTARHDETKPGYAIGVAVGDSPLGPFKDARGTALITNDMTTDTKQDWDDIDPSVITDDDGQSYLFWGNTKPRYAKLNANMIELDGPIHAITGLPEFTEAMWVHKHQGNYYLSFAMGFPEKIGYAMSKSITGPWEYQGILNEVAGNSATNHQAIIEFNNKHYFIYHTGAGRPDGGQFRRSVSIDELFYSPDGTIKRIVMTSEGVSANRAGAEKQ
- a CDS encoding ribulokinase; this translates as MTSYALGLDYGSDSVRALLVDALTGQEVASNVVYYPRWKKGLYCVPAKDQFRQHPLDYLESLEQVVQGLWKLAPAGAAQAVVGISFDTTGSTPIAVDADGVALALKPEFAENPNAMFVLWKDHTAIKEAQEITAAANKASENYLKYEGGIYSSEWFWAKTLHVLREDAAVAKAAYLWVEHCDWMSAVLTDTTHPSKLRMGRCATGHKLMWHESWGGYPPNEFFAGIDPLLNGLRDRLPAETFTSDQVCGALTAKWADKLGLPINTPVGFSAFDCHMGAVAAQVKPGVLTKIMGTSTCDITVASYADIGEKCIAGICGQVDGSVLPGFVGLEAGQSAFGDLYAWFKNLVNWPVANLLASSELLDEATKQKLAQEIEDNTIVALSKAASALPLADANITALDWVNGRRTPDADQTVAMAIAGLKMGSDAPQIFRALVEATAFGARAIIERFKSEGVAVSSVVAIGGISKKSDFVMQTCADAWNCPIEVLESEQSCALGAAIFAAVCGGVYPNVAAAQKVMASRTCKTYTPNAQAAAIYDKRYQQYQALGKFVDGGARA
- a CDS encoding L-ribulose-5-phosphate 4-epimerase, with the translated sequence MSYTELKREVFEANMELNRRNLVVYTWGNVSQIDRAKGVIAIKPSGVAYEVMTPDDIVIVDLENQIVEGKMRPSSDTKTHTHLYRHFETIGGVTHTHSTYATAWAQTQQAIPCYGTTHADYAYGEIPCTAVMTDEQIERDYEEETGVQITDCFKDRSPKEVPMVIVAGHAPFTWGKNGADAVYHAVILEEIARMAYLTKTLQPNTAALKQGIVDKHYLRKHGKNAYYGQK